A window from Telopea speciosissima isolate NSW1024214 ecotype Mountain lineage chromosome 8, Tspe_v1, whole genome shotgun sequence encodes these proteins:
- the LOC122672253 gene encoding uncharacterized protein LOC122672253, producing MVECSSDTQIRPFLVDKRCEPAYEESVTVLIADGKVWFTPIVDFIKERRYPKHFTVGEKKRLRKYAMQFMLQGNLLYKRSYDGIQLLCVDEEQAQTIILCVDEEQAQTIMKENPSGNLQIAYE from the coding sequence ATGGTTGAATGCAGCTCAGATACCCAAATCAGACCATTTCTGGTGGACAAGAGATGTGAGCCGGCATATGAAGAATCAGTGACTGTCTTGATAGCTGATGGGAAAGTGTGGTTCACACCCATAGTTGACTTCATCAAAGAAAGGAGGTATCCTAAACATTTCACTGTGGGTGAAAAGAAGAGGCTTCGAAAGTACGCCATGCAATTCAtgctccaaggaaacttgttgtacaAAAGATCTTACGATGGCATACAACTACTCTGTGTAGATgaggaacaagctcaaacaatcaTACTTTGTGTAGATgaggaacaagctcaaacaatcaTGAAGGAAAATCCATCAGGGAATCTGCAGATCGCATATGAATGA